A single genomic interval of Chitinophaga sp. 180180018-3 harbors:
- the nuoF gene encoding NADH-quinone oxidoreductase subunit NuoF translates to MEKPLTQHIPASGEPLQLKAYEAVGGYSALRKVLQELTPEEVTGVVKDANLRGRGGAGFSTGVKWSFVPMNVTGPKYLVANADEMEPGTFKDRWLLQGNPHQLLEGMIIAAYAIQATQAFVFMRWAYKEAAAIMTRAIADAYHAGYLGKNILGKNFNLDMQLHTGVGRYMCGEETALLNSLEGKRAVPRAKPPFPQVSGLFGKPTIVNNVETLSYIPHILNKGGDWFKSLSYTADGGTKIYGVSGKVNRPGAWELPMGVTMRELLEEHAGGMRNGYRFRGALPGGASTDFLTDAHLDVKMDFTGVSAAGSRLGTGTMVVLDDHTCPVGFVHNLEHFFAQESCGFCTPCREGLPWTEKLLLALEEGQGTYADLEQLEMHTRLLGPGNTFCALAPGAMEPLQSALKYFREDFEQHIKEKKCPYAHH, encoded by the coding sequence ATGGAAAAACCGCTCACACAGCATATTCCGGCGTCCGGAGAACCGCTTCAGCTGAAAGCATATGAAGCAGTAGGAGGGTATTCCGCACTCCGTAAAGTATTGCAGGAACTTACTCCCGAAGAAGTTACCGGAGTGGTAAAGGATGCTAACCTGAGAGGAAGAGGCGGCGCAGGATTCAGTACCGGCGTGAAATGGAGCTTTGTGCCGATGAATGTTACCGGACCTAAATACCTCGTTGCAAATGCGGATGAAATGGAGCCAGGCACATTCAAAGACAGATGGTTGCTGCAAGGTAACCCGCATCAGCTACTGGAAGGAATGATTATCGCCGCTTATGCCATACAGGCTACCCAGGCTTTTGTTTTCATGCGATGGGCCTACAAGGAAGCAGCTGCTATAATGACCCGGGCCATTGCAGATGCATATCATGCCGGTTATCTCGGTAAAAACATACTCGGTAAAAATTTTAACCTGGACATGCAGTTGCATACAGGTGTAGGAAGATATATGTGTGGGGAGGAAACAGCATTACTGAACTCGCTGGAAGGCAAGCGCGCCGTGCCACGTGCGAAACCCCCGTTCCCGCAGGTAAGCGGCCTGTTTGGAAAACCTACTATCGTTAACAATGTGGAAACGCTGTCGTATATCCCACATATTCTCAACAAGGGTGGCGACTGGTTCAAATCATTGAGCTATACCGCCGACGGGGGAACGAAAATCTATGGCGTGAGCGGTAAAGTGAACCGACCGGGTGCATGGGAACTTCCCATGGGCGTAACTATGAGAGAGCTACTGGAGGAGCACGCCGGCGGTATGAGAAATGGTTACCGCTTTCGTGGAGCCCTGCCTGGCGGCGCATCTACCGACTTCCTGACGGATGCACACCTCGATGTTAAAATGGATTTCACCGGTGTATCCGCCGCTGGCAGCAGGCTTGGTACCGGTACTATGGTTGTACTGGATGACCATACCTGCCCGGTTGGATTTGTACATAACCTGGAACATTTCTTTGCACAGGAATCCTGTGGCTTCTGCACACCCTGCCGGGAAGGATTACCCTGGACCGAAAAGTTATTGCTGGCCCTCGAAGAAGGCCAGGGAACATATGCTGACCTGGAACAGCTGGAAATGCATACCAGGTTGTTAGGACCGGGAAATACATTCTGTGCGCTGGCGCCCGGAGCAATGGAGCCTTTGCAAAGTGCACTGAAGTATTTCCGGGAGGATTTTGAACAACATATCAAAGAGAAAAAATGCCCGTATGCCCATCATTAA
- the nuoE gene encoding NADH-quinone oxidoreductase subunit NuoE encodes MLTTIEIEKINHEVTQVPVKKAACIEALKIVQRERRWVSDESVADIAAILDMSAAEVDSVATFYNLIFRHPVGRHVILLCDSISCYVMGYTNIRNSLMDLLSIKYGQTTADDRFTLLPNACLGTCDHAPAMMIDNDLYRDIREDELPGILQNYL; translated from the coding sequence ATGCTTACTACCATCGAAATAGAAAAAATCAATCACGAAGTAACACAGGTACCTGTTAAAAAAGCCGCCTGTATAGAAGCGTTGAAGATTGTACAGCGGGAAAGACGATGGGTGTCGGATGAAAGCGTGGCCGACATTGCCGCCATCCTGGATATGAGCGCTGCGGAAGTAGACAGCGTAGCCACTTTCTATAACCTGATCTTCCGGCACCCCGTAGGCAGGCATGTGATTCTGCTGTGCGACAGTATCAGTTGCTACGTGATGGGCTATACGAATATCAGAAACAGCCTGATGGATTTACTCAGCATTAAATACGGACAAACCACTGCCGACGACCGCTTTACCCTGCTCCCCAATGCCTGCCTGGGTACCTGCGATCATGCGCCTGCAATGATGATAGATAACGATCTGTACAGGGATATCCGGGAAGATGAACTTCCCGGCATCCTGCAAAATTATTTGTGA
- the nuoG gene encoding NADH-quinone oxidoreductase subunit NuoG → MPIINIDNKAYEVREGKNLLEACLSLGLNLPYFCWHPALGAVGACRQCAIKLFKDADDTRGRIVMACMEPVKDQQYLSIDDKAARDFREHVIGWLMTNHPHDCAVCDEGGACHLQDMTVMTGHSYRDYRFTKRTYHNQYLGPFLNHEMNRCIQCYRCVRFYKDFAGGKDLDVFAAHNHVYFGRQQEGILESEFSGNLAEICPTGVFTDKTLKEHYTRKWDLTSAASVCQGCGLGCNIIAGERYGAVRQITNRFNGAVNGYFLCDRGRYGYEFVNSDNRIREPKVYHSPAEKSNGIPIMQHLINRIPPGKTVGIGSPRASLESNALLKELVGEENFYLGVSDAEHDLVSLSLKILRDGPVRAASLQEAATADVVLILGEDVTNTAPMLALSVRQAVRSKPVDEAINHIHVPAWQDAAIREAVQDQKGPLYILNVVTTKLDELAKGVYHTAPDNIARIGFAVSHLLNEDIPEVQGMSEQGKAAAAEIAAALKNARKPLIIAGYGSGSGAVIKSAANIAWTLHQLGTDAMLTLTVPECNSMGLEILGGHRLSAAVDRVLGNDVETAIVLENDLYRRLDKHRASLFFDKIKDLIQLDHLYNDTSEKATILLPAATFAESDGTLVNNEGRAQRFFQVFAAAGAMQESWRWLLQIGKAVGLAAFARLEHFDEVVAHIAAGVPLLARIDTLAPHADFRIAGQKVPREPHRYSGRTAILANVNVSEPKPPEDKDTALSFTMEGYRNEPPSAMIPFFWAPGWNSVQSVNKFQVEPGGPLHDGNPGQRLLEPHNNGSIRFFTEVPEPFLPLPEHLLLVPVYHIFGSEELSIYTPGIAERVPAPYIMLHPDDAKRLQVAEGHSLHFINNGHRYTLPVILNEELQQGIAGIPVGLPGMEIAEVPQLIKV, encoded by the coding sequence ATGCCCATCATTAACATAGACAATAAAGCATATGAAGTCAGGGAAGGTAAAAACCTGCTGGAAGCCTGCCTGTCGCTTGGCCTCAACCTCCCTTATTTCTGCTGGCATCCGGCGCTGGGCGCCGTGGGCGCCTGCCGTCAATGTGCAATCAAATTATTCAAAGATGCAGACGATACACGGGGCCGTATCGTAATGGCCTGTATGGAACCGGTAAAGGACCAGCAGTATTTATCGATCGACGATAAGGCAGCCCGTGATTTCAGGGAGCATGTGATCGGATGGCTGATGACCAATCATCCTCACGACTGTGCTGTGTGCGATGAAGGAGGCGCCTGCCATTTGCAGGACATGACAGTGATGACGGGGCATAGTTATCGTGATTATCGTTTTACAAAAAGAACCTACCACAATCAATACCTGGGCCCTTTTCTGAACCATGAAATGAACCGATGCATACAATGTTACCGATGCGTACGTTTCTATAAAGATTTTGCAGGTGGAAAAGATCTGGATGTGTTTGCCGCGCATAACCACGTGTATTTTGGCCGTCAGCAGGAAGGGATACTGGAAAGTGAATTCAGTGGTAACCTGGCGGAAATTTGTCCTACAGGTGTATTTACGGATAAAACCCTTAAGGAACATTATACCCGCAAATGGGATCTTACTTCCGCTGCCTCGGTATGCCAGGGCTGCGGTCTGGGATGTAACATTATCGCTGGTGAAAGATATGGAGCGGTCAGGCAGATCACCAATCGCTTCAATGGCGCAGTGAATGGATATTTCCTGTGCGACCGTGGCCGCTATGGTTACGAGTTTGTTAACAGCGACAATCGCATTCGTGAACCCAAAGTATATCACTCACCGGCTGAAAAGAGCAACGGTATTCCCATTATGCAACACCTGATTAACAGGATACCGCCAGGCAAAACAGTCGGAATCGGCTCGCCCCGCGCTTCTCTCGAATCCAATGCTCTGCTGAAAGAACTGGTGGGCGAAGAAAATTTTTATCTGGGCGTTTCCGATGCTGAGCACGACCTGGTTTCACTTTCGCTGAAGATACTCCGCGACGGCCCGGTGCGCGCCGCTTCCCTGCAGGAAGCAGCTACTGCCGATGTGGTACTGATTCTTGGTGAGGATGTTACAAATACCGCCCCGATGCTCGCGTTATCGGTCCGGCAGGCGGTGCGCAGCAAACCTGTAGATGAAGCGATCAATCACATACATGTTCCTGCCTGGCAGGATGCAGCCATCCGGGAAGCCGTGCAGGATCAAAAAGGGCCGCTGTACATATTGAATGTAGTAACAACCAAACTGGATGAACTGGCAAAGGGAGTTTATCATACTGCACCCGACAATATAGCGCGTATAGGCTTTGCCGTTAGTCATCTCCTGAATGAAGATATACCTGAAGTGCAAGGTATGTCGGAACAGGGAAAGGCTGCTGCCGCTGAAATTGCAGCGGCATTGAAGAATGCCCGGAAACCCCTGATCATTGCCGGTTATGGCAGTGGCAGCGGAGCCGTGATCAAATCGGCCGCCAACATTGCATGGACACTTCATCAGCTGGGAACAGACGCCATGCTAACACTTACTGTACCCGAATGCAACAGCATGGGCCTGGAAATACTCGGTGGCCACCGGCTTAGCGCCGCAGTAGACCGTGTACTGGGTAACGACGTGGAAACCGCGATAGTATTGGAAAACGATCTGTATCGCCGCCTGGATAAACACCGGGCCTCTCTGTTCTTCGATAAAATAAAGGATCTCATCCAGCTCGATCATCTTTACAACGATACTTCTGAAAAGGCTACCATACTGCTACCTGCGGCCACGTTTGCAGAATCAGACGGTACGCTTGTGAATAATGAAGGACGTGCGCAACGGTTCTTCCAGGTATTTGCTGCAGCCGGAGCCATGCAGGAAAGCTGGCGCTGGCTGTTGCAAATCGGAAAGGCGGTAGGATTAGCTGCTTTTGCCAGGCTGGAACATTTTGATGAAGTAGTGGCTCACATAGCGGCCGGAGTGCCGTTGCTGGCACGGATTGATACACTTGCGCCGCATGCAGATTTTCGTATAGCCGGCCAGAAAGTACCCCGCGAACCTCACCGGTACAGCGGACGTACTGCCATACTGGCCAATGTGAATGTGAGCGAGCCTAAACCTCCGGAAGATAAGGATACCGCTTTGTCTTTCACCATGGAAGGATACCGCAATGAGCCTCCTTCTGCCATGATACCTTTCTTCTGGGCACCCGGATGGAACTCCGTGCAATCTGTGAATAAATTTCAGGTAGAACCGGGAGGACCGCTGCATGACGGAAATCCCGGTCAACGCCTGCTGGAGCCTCATAACAATGGGTCTATACGCTTCTTTACCGAAGTGCCGGAACCATTTCTTCCATTGCCCGAGCACCTGCTCCTTGTACCCGTTTATCATATTTTCGGATCGGAGGAACTGAGCATTTA